A genomic segment from Thiomicrorhabdus aquaedulcis encodes:
- the gatA gene encoding Asp-tRNA(Asn)/Glu-tRNA(Gln) amidotransferase subunit GatA, with product MHTLTLKQMSQKLHSGEITSVQLTQHYLDRISAFDPTLNAFISVTPELALSMAADADKKLAAGQGEFLTGIPVAHKDIFCTDGVKTSCASKMLDNFIAPYNAHVVELLNQIGMPILGKTNMDEFAMGSSSESSYYGPTLNPWDHQAVPGGSSGGAAAVIAAGLAPLATGTDTGGSIRQPAAFCGITGIKPTYGAVSRFGIIAYASSFDQAGPMTRSAEDAAWLLSAMAGFDARDSTSLERPKDDYTTQLNQSLNGLKVGVPAEYFGEGLDPAVETQVKNAIAEIEKLGAQIVTVHLPNKDLAVPAYYVLAPAEASSNLSRFDGVRYGYRAKDPVDLQDLYRRSRAEGFGAEVKRRIMVGAYALSAGYYDAYYVKAQQLRRMVSDDFKRAFEQCDVIMGPVAPTPAFNLGEKTDDPTSMYLADLYTIPVNLAGLPAMSIPAGFVQGRPVGLHLVGPYFSESKLLNIAHQYQQVTDWHTKMPAQYK from the coding sequence ATGCATACCCTAACGTTAAAACAGATGAGCCAAAAACTGCACAGCGGTGAGATTACCAGCGTGCAACTGACCCAGCATTATCTTGACCGCATTAGCGCATTTGACCCAACCCTTAACGCCTTTATTAGCGTAACGCCTGAGTTGGCTTTGTCCATGGCAGCGGACGCCGACAAAAAATTAGCCGCCGGCCAGGGCGAGTTTTTAACTGGGATTCCGGTCGCGCACAAAGACATTTTTTGCACCGACGGCGTTAAAACCTCGTGCGCCTCTAAAATGTTAGACAACTTTATTGCCCCCTACAACGCCCACGTCGTGGAGCTGTTAAACCAGATTGGCATGCCCATTTTAGGCAAAACCAATATGGACGAATTTGCCATGGGCTCATCAAGCGAAAGCAGTTATTACGGCCCTACGTTAAATCCGTGGGATCATCAAGCCGTACCCGGTGGTTCGTCGGGTGGCGCGGCCGCGGTGATTGCCGCCGGTTTAGCGCCCTTAGCCACGGGCACCGACACGGGCGGCTCTATTAGACAGCCGGCGGCGTTTTGTGGCATTACCGGTATTAAACCGACTTACGGTGCAGTGTCACGTTTTGGCATTATTGCCTATGCCTCTAGTTTTGATCAAGCCGGCCCTATGACGCGCTCGGCCGAAGACGCCGCCTGGTTGCTAAGCGCCATGGCGGGGTTTGATGCGCGCGACTCCACCAGTTTAGAACGCCCTAAAGACGATTACACCACCCAGCTTAATCAGTCGTTAAACGGCCTTAAAGTCGGTGTGCCGGCCGAATACTTTGGCGAAGGTCTTGACCCTGCGGTTGAAACCCAGGTTAAAAACGCCATTGCTGAAATCGAAAAATTGGGCGCGCAGATTGTTACGGTGCATTTGCCCAACAAAGATTTGGCCGTGCCTGCGTACTACGTGTTGGCGCCGGCAGAAGCCTCGTCTAACCTGTCGCGTTTTGATGGCGTGCGCTATGGCTACCGCGCAAAAGACCCAGTTGATTTACAAGATTTATACCGCCGTTCGCGCGCCGAAGGCTTTGGTGCCGAAGTAAAACGCCGCATTATGGTGGGCGCGTACGCGTTGTCGGCCGGATATTACGATGCGTATTACGTTAAAGCCCAGCAATTACGCCGCATGGTCAGCGACGATTTTAAGCGTGCTTTTGAACAATGCGACGTGATTATGGGGCCTGTTGCCCCCACGCCCGCGTTTAATTTGGGCGAAAAAACCGACGACCCAACCAGCATGTATTTAGCCGATTTGTACACTATTCCGGTGAATTTAGCCGGTTTGCCGGCCATGTCGATACCTGCGGGGTTTGTACAAGGTCGTCCAGTGGGATTGCATTTGGTGGGGCCGTATTTTAGCGAGTCTAAATTGCTTAATATTGCGCACCAATATCAGCAGGTCACCGATTGGCACACTAAAATGCCAGCGCAATATAAATAA
- a CDS encoding M48 family metallopeptidase produces MNQVQIGAHTVALVRTTRKQSLALKFKPSGVALLVPRHLSQAHIMRLLSVHQAWLVEQLERYAQRVPPSPQSPQSPYALASSANPAFKVQDGAQFEWLGNHVTVRVLPGLVNSSLSASFQSSNTLNKALNNALNYVEWRWDDNVLGVHAPALEAVQAHLPSAFKQQLMERAHAYIAPKLAHYAQHIGVNVRQLHIKTYKSRWGSCYTDGRIQFNWRLMQAPAFVVDYVIVHELCHLIHANHSAHFWRLVSQYYPQTPAAKAYLKTHGRRLITFLDGV; encoded by the coding sequence ATGAACCAGGTGCAAATTGGCGCGCATACGGTGGCGTTGGTGCGCACCACGCGCAAGCAATCGTTGGCGCTTAAATTTAAACCCAGCGGCGTGGCGTTATTGGTGCCTCGGCATTTGTCGCAGGCACACATAATGCGTTTGCTCAGCGTTCACCAGGCCTGGTTAGTTGAGCAATTAGAACGCTATGCGCAACGCGTGCCACCATCACCGCAATCACCGCAATCACCATACGCGCTAGCGTCGAGCGCAAACCCCGCATTTAAGGTGCAAGACGGGGCGCAGTTTGAGTGGTTGGGCAACCACGTCACCGTGCGCGTGTTACCAGGCCTGGTTAATTCTTCGTTGTCTGCTTCTTTTCAGTCTTCTAATACGCTTAATAAGGCGCTTAATAATGCGCTCAATTATGTTGAATGGCGGTGGGACGACAACGTCTTGGGCGTGCACGCGCCTGCGCTAGAAGCGGTGCAAGCGCATTTGCCCAGCGCGTTTAAACAGCAGCTTATGGAGCGCGCTCACGCCTACATTGCCCCAAAATTGGCACATTACGCGCAACACATTGGAGTAAATGTGCGTCAATTGCACATTAAAACCTACAAATCGCGTTGGGGCAGTTGTTACACCGACGGACGCATTCAATTTAACTGGCGCTTAATGCAAGCCCCAGCATTTGTGGTCGATTATGTGATTGTGCACGAACTGTGTCATCTTATTCACGCCAATCATTCGGCGCATTTTTGGCGCCTGGTAAGCCAATACTACCCGCAAACGCCCGCCGCAAAAGCCTATTTAAAAACCCACGGCCGCCGTTTAATTACCTTTTTAGACGGGGTTTAG
- the gatB gene encoding Asp-tRNA(Asn)/Glu-tRNA(Gln) amidotransferase subunit GatB, giving the protein MSWEVVIGLEIHAQLTTQSKIFSGASIAYGAEPNTQACAIDLAMPGMLPVLNQAVIGKSILLGLALEAEIGRKSVFDRKNYFYPDLPKGYQTSQFNFPIVGKGRLEIEVDGVKKVIGVTRAHLEEDAGKSIHGAVTGQTGVDLNRAGTPLLEIVSDPDMSSAQEAVAYAKKMHELVQYLGICDGNMQEGSFRVDSNVSVRRPGEPLGTRAELKNINSFKFIEKAIEIEIERQIDILESGGKVVQETRLYDAEKNITRSMRTKEEANDYRYFPCPDLLPVMITQADIDAIRATMPELPAAKRDRFVSQFGLSEYDATQLTSSRAMAEYFENLLAKTDAKDPKLCANWMLAGFSAALNRDGLDVAQAPVSTEQFAGLIGRILDNTLSGKIAKQVFDAMWAGEGSADDIIEAKGLKQITDSSAIEALVDEVLANNPNQVAAFKAGQEKMLGYFVGQIMKVSGGQANPAQVNQILLSKLS; this is encoded by the coding sequence ATGAGTTGGGAAGTCGTCATCGGTTTAGAAATACACGCGCAATTAACCACGCAATCTAAAATTTTTTCGGGGGCGTCCATAGCCTATGGCGCAGAGCCCAATACCCAGGCCTGCGCCATTGATTTGGCTATGCCGGGTATGTTGCCGGTGTTAAATCAAGCGGTCATTGGCAAGTCCATTTTATTGGGTTTGGCGCTGGAGGCCGAAATTGGCCGTAAATCGGTGTTTGACCGCAAAAACTATTTTTACCCCGATTTGCCTAAAGGCTACCAAACCTCACAATTTAATTTTCCGATTGTCGGTAAAGGGCGGTTAGAAATTGAAGTCGATGGCGTTAAAAAAGTCATTGGCGTAACCCGCGCGCATCTTGAAGAAGACGCCGGTAAGTCGATTCACGGCGCTGTGACTGGGCAAACCGGGGTCGATTTAAACCGAGCCGGCACACCGTTGCTTGAAATTGTCTCGGACCCCGACATGTCTTCGGCGCAAGAGGCGGTGGCGTACGCCAAAAAAATGCACGAACTGGTGCAGTATTTGGGCATTTGCGATGGCAATATGCAAGAAGGCTCGTTTAGGGTCGATTCAAACGTGTCGGTGCGTCGCCCTGGCGAGCCTTTGGGCACACGTGCCGAGCTTAAAAACATCAACTCGTTTAAGTTTATTGAAAAAGCCATCGAAATTGAAATTGAACGCCAAATAGACATTTTAGAAAGCGGCGGCAAAGTGGTGCAAGAAACCCGTTTGTACGACGCCGAAAAGAACATCACCCGTTCTATGCGCACCAAAGAAGAAGCCAACGACTACCGTTATTTTCCGTGCCCCGATTTACTGCCGGTGATGATTACCCAAGCCGATATTGACGCGATACGCGCCACCATGCCCGAACTGCCTGCCGCCAAACGCGACCGTTTTGTGAGCCAGTTTGGCTTAAGCGAATACGACGCCACTCAGCTTACCAGCAGCCGCGCCATGGCCGAATACTTTGAAAACTTGTTGGCTAAAACCGATGCCAAAGACCCTAAGTTATGCGCTAATTGGATGTTGGCTGGGTTTTCAGCCGCGTTAAATCGCGATGGGTTAGACGTGGCGCAAGCGCCGGTGAGCACCGAACAGTTTGCCGGTTTAATCGGCCGAATTTTAGACAATACGCTGTCGGGCAAAATTGCCAAACAGGTGTTTGATGCCATGTGGGCGGGCGAGGGTTCGGCCGACGACATTATTGAGGCCAAAGGCCTAAAACAGATTACCGACAGCAGCGCCATTGAGGCCTTGGTGGACGAGGTGTTGGCCAATAATCCTAATCAGGTGGCGGCCTTTAAAGCTGGGCAAGAAAAAATGTTGGGTTATTTTGTCGGGCAAATTATGAAGGTGTCGGGTGGGCAAGCCAACCCAGCGCAAGTGAATCAAATTTTGTTGAGCAAGTTAAGCTAA
- the gatC gene encoding Asp-tRNA(Asn)/Glu-tRNA(Gln) amidotransferase subunit GatC, whose product MSIGQAEVAYISRLSAIQVNPSEVDEVAHKLSNILELFSQLQAANTQGVEPMAHPLDQMQRLRADVVTETNQRQKFQAIAPSAQDGLYLVPQVIE is encoded by the coding sequence GTGTCAATAGGTCAAGCAGAGGTGGCATATATTTCTCGTTTAAGCGCCATTCAGGTCAATCCCAGTGAGGTTGATGAGGTGGCGCATAAACTTTCGAACATTTTAGAGTTGTTTTCGCAATTGCAGGCCGCCAACACGCAAGGCGTTGAACCCATGGCGCACCCGTTAGACCAAATGCAGCGCTTACGTGCCGATGTGGTCACTGAAACCAATCAACGTCAAAAATTTCAAGCCATTGCCCCCAGCGCGCAAGACGGCTTGTATTTAGTTCCCCAAGTGATTGAATGA